From the genome of Haladaptatus caseinilyticus:
ACGCGACGTATGACGACCCGATGGCCTTCGCAGACGGAATCAAACACGTCCTTGTCAATGGGGAGTTCGTTATCAAAAACGGTGTGCTGACTGGCGTTCGGTCAGGGAGTGTGCTCCGCTCGACTAATGAGTGGAATGGAACAAATCGCCCCGACCTTCGGAGTCGCTAATCGATTGTGGATGGTGCTCTTATCGGCTTTCGGCGTTCGTTCGATAGCGATCGGTCACGTCACCGATGTCCGGTGCAATATACTCGACTTTTCCCCCGGCCTGCATCGCGCTATCGGAGTCTTTGAGCCCATTACCAGTCACGACCACGACCACTGACTCGCCTTCTTCGATGATTCCTTGATCGCGAGCTTTCCGAACACCGGCGACTGGCGCTGCACCGGCGGGTTCTGCATAGATCCCTTCCGTTCGTCCGAGAAGTGCCTCCGCACGGAGAATCTCTTCATCGCTCACGAGGACGGAGGTCCCACCACTGCGTTCGAGTGTCTTGCACGCCTTGAGGGTGTTTCGAGGTCGACCGACAGCGATGCTATCAGCGATTGTGTTCGCAACGTCGTTGACGTCTTCGTGTTCGTGAAACATGTCGTGAATGGCACTGGCTCCCTTTGCCTGCACGCCGAGCATTTTCGGAGTTTTGTCGACGTATCCGAGCTCGTCGAATTCGTGGAAACCCTTCCATCCGCCGTATATCGTACACCCATCGCCCATTGAGAAGACAACCCAGTCAGGGATATCATTGCGACATTGTTCGGCAAGTTCGTGGCCGACAGTGCGCTTTCCCTCGACTTGGAATGGATTTATCGCCGCGTTACGATTATACCACCCGAAGCGTTCAGTCACTTCCATGCTGAGATCGTATGCTTCGTCATAGGTACCTTCCACTCCGAGCACGTCTGCTCCGTAGACGAGCGGCTGTGCAAGTTTTCCACCCGGTGCATCACCTGGGACGAAGATACGGCATTCTAACCCGGCGCGAGCGGCGAAGCCTGCGAGCGATGCAGCCGCATTTCCAGTCGACGCACAGGTAACGATATCGCGGTCGAACTCACGGGCTTTGGTCACTGA
Proteins encoded in this window:
- the thrC gene encoding threonine synthase, with protein sequence MDHVTTVECTLCGEQYDPSEVVYTCSNHAGVKGILEVQYDYDIIDERFNEPLDGRINTQWKYQAFLPVSEETDPITLGEGGTDLLKANRLGAELGVEIRVKDDGRNPTGVLKDRATSVSVTKAREFDRDIVTCASTGNAAASLAGFAARAGLECRIFVPGDAPGGKLAQPLVYGADVLGVEGTYDEAYDLSMEVTERFGWYNRNAAINPFQVEGKRTVGHELAEQCRNDIPDWVVFSMGDGCTIYGGWKGFHEFDELGYVDKTPKMLGVQAKGASAIHDMFHEHEDVNDVANTIADSIAVGRPRNTLKACKTLERSGGTSVLVSDEEILRAEALLGRTEGIYAEPAGAAPVAGVRKARDQGIIEEGESVVVVVTGNGLKDSDSAMQAGGKVEYIAPDIGDVTDRYRTNAESR